CAGCATATGCAGCTGAACGGTCAACCTTAGTAGAATCCTTTCCTGAGAAAGCTCCTCCACCGTGTCTTCCGTATCCACCATAAGTATCAACGATTATCTTTCTTCCTGTAAGTCCTGCATCTCCTTGAGGCCCACCAATAACGAATCTTCCTGTTGGGTTGATAAAGTATCTAGTGTTTTCATCAAGTAGATTAGCTGGAACTGTTGTCTTAATAACATTTTCAATTAGGTCTTTTTCAATTTGTTCTCTTGAAACTTCTGGACCATGTTGAGTTGATATAACTATAGTATCTATTCTAACTGGAGTTTCTCCATCATATTCTACAGTAACTTGCGTCTTACCATCTGGTCTTAGGTATCCTAATGTTCCATTTTTTCTAACTTCAGTAAGTCTTCTAGCTAGCTTATGAGCAGTAGCTATTGGAAGTGGCATCATTTCTTCTGTTTCTCTACAAGCAAAACCAAACATCATACCTTGGTCCCCTGCCCCTACAGAGTCTATGTCTTCTTCCATTTCACCTTCCTTAGCTTCAAGAGCCTTGTCAACTCCCATAGCTATGTCAGCTGATTGTTCATTTATAGCTGTTAAAACTGAACATGTTTCAGCATCAAAACCAAACTTAGCTCTAGTATATCCTATACCTTTAACA
The nucleotide sequence above comes from Clostridium cylindrosporum DSM 605. Encoded proteins:
- the metK gene encoding methionine adenosyltransferase; the encoded protein is MARLLFTSESVTEGHPDKMCDQISDAILDAILEKDPMARVACETATTTGMVMVMGEISTSCYVDIPKVVRETVKGIGYTRAKFGFDAETCSVLTAINEQSADIAMGVDKALEAKEGEMEEDIDSVGAGDQGMMFGFACRETEEMMPLPIATAHKLARRLTEVRKNGTLGYLRPDGKTQVTVEYDGETPVRIDTIVISTQHGPEVSREQIEKDLIENVIKTTVPANLLDENTRYFINPTGRFVIGGPQGDAGLTGRKIIVDTYGGYGRHGGGAFSGKDSTKVDRSAAYAARWVAKNLVAADIADKIEVQVAYAIGVAKPVSIRVETFGTAKMSDDKIVSIVENVFDLRPGAIIKNLELRRPIYKQTAAYGHFGRNDLDLPWERLDKVEAIKEAAKNL